In Aegilops tauschii subsp. strangulata cultivar AL8/78 chromosome 3, Aet v6.0, whole genome shotgun sequence, one genomic interval encodes:
- the LOC109768691 gene encoding uncharacterized protein yields MTQKKRPRRRRSPREGPSRRRRGEEGASLSGSLVESDSSSTTSSAPPSGSFDKPAGRTSSAPPSGSLDEPPVAWPARQSRYHEILASRLVRLQLQAGVAIDSPNLPSDQIVQVLARSNFYDDELRAALVEYQVHKFLSEPHGPDVGDTHFGEDSGDDITAEEFVKYSGQLKTRRPAEIDTKTGLDQEQLDSLLAKYKRYRFKAYLLLLGKPVDELEEAALESKYPMELALENDFFYPCHHDSAFGWYFDSDLCLLANLSDYQRLVLPNRGRNEYEYDRWSQYKAFCNTPDADREYVLYWEKMVKEMKWLENHVLKDFLEWEPMRCKGLYQSVKIASGFTNIDLDLACHGFEEYVWRTRLYRLFVEGLDRAFLEIWKRVNEDQTSFRDALQEVYNDNPVPSRRHTLKAELERPGGFLQLERQFRRCTEGISKEVNLPDERVQELIAQEINYKRALPKTYAQYARQKLQVAEVLGIIPRAEIPA; encoded by the exons ATGACGCAGAAGAAGCGCCCCCGCCGCAGGAGGTCTCCTCGCGAAGGACCCTCCCGCCGTCGCCGCGGTGAAGAAGGCGCATCGTTGTCTGGATCCCTTGTCGAATCGGATAGCAGCAGCACGACatccagcgcgccgccgtccGGATCCTTCGACAAGCCGGCCGGGCGGACTTCCAGCGCGCCGCCGTCCGGATCCTTGGACGAGCCGCCGGTCGCCTGGCCGGCCCGCCAGTCCAGGTACCATGAGATCCTCGCCTCGCGTCTCGTCCGATTGCAGTTACAAGCGGGCGTCGCCATCGACAGCCCAAATCTTCCTTCCGATCAAATTGTCCAAGTCCTCGCTCGTTCTAATTTCTATGATGATGAGCTGCGGGCTGCTCTGGTAGAATATCAAGTCCACAAGTTCTTGAGCGAACCCCACGGACCAGATGTTGGAGATACACACTTTGGAGAGGACTCGGGCGATGATATCACTGCGGAGGAATTCGTCAAGTACTCCGGACAGCTAAAGACTCGCAGACCTGCTGAAATTGACACCAAGACTGGACTGGATCAAGAGCAGTTGGACAGCCTCCTCGCCAAGTATAAACGTTATCGCTTCAAAGCTTACCTG TTGTTGTTAGGAAAGCCTGTCGACGAGCTAGAAGAAGCTGCACTGGAATCCAAGTACCCTATGGAGCTTGCCTTGGAGAATGACTTCTTCTATCCTTGCCATCATGATAGCGCCTTTGGCTGGTATTTTGACTCCGACCTCTGTTTACTTGCAAACTTGAGCGACTACCAGCGGCTAGTCCTTCCTAACCGT GGTCGGAATGAGTATGAATATGACAGATGGAGTCAGTACAAAGCGTTTTGTAACACCCCTGATGCTGATAGAGAGTATGTGCTGTACTGGGAAAAGATGGTCAAGGAAATGAAG TGGCTTGAAAATCATGTGCTTAAAGATTTTCTCGAG TGGGAGCCAATGCGCTGTAAAGGTTTGTACCAATCAGTTAAGATTGCCAGTGGGTTCACCAACATTGATTTGGATCTAGCATGTCATGGTTTCGAG GAGTATGTATGGAGGACTCGCCTTTATCGTCTGTTTGTGGAAGGTCTTGACCGTGCCTTTCTTGAGATTTGGAAGCGGGTCAATGAGGATCAG ACGTCTTTCAGAGATGCTCTGCAggaagtttacaatgacaatccGGTTCCATCGCGCCGACATACTTTGAAGGCTGAGCTGGAGCGGCCCGGCGGGTTTTTGCAACTGGAGCGACAA TTCCGCCGGTGCACAGAAGGCATTAGCAAGGAAGTAAAT CTCCCAGATGAGAGAGTCCAAGAGTTGATTGCACAGGAAATTAATTACAAG CGTGCGTTGCCAAAGACGTATGCACAGTACGCCAGGCAGAAGCTCCAGGTTGCAGAGGTCTTAGGAATCATTCCCAGGGCCGAGATTCCAGCGT